AATCCAACAATGTTCCGATAATAGTTCTAGTCCAGTTTGGATATATATTCTGGCTGCGGAATATGCTGTAGAATTTCTCGCCTTAGTACCAGCTTTTAAGTTAAGTTGTGCTAATTTTTCCTGTGCTTTTGGTTCAGTAATTAACTGAATGCCTTTATTCAAATGTCCGACAATATCAAATATTTTTTCCTCTTTTTCGGTTTCAGATAGATTTTGTTGGAGTAATTGTCCGATTTGCAAATGAGTTGCTTGTTTTCGCTCTTGGGGAATCAGCGAATAGGCGGCTTGTTGTACTCTGTCATGTAAAAACTTATATTTTGCTAATTGTTTAGTAGTATTACCTGGTTCTAGGGTCAAGCGATCGCCTTCAATTCCCTGATAAAATTTATAAACTTCACTAATGGGTAAAATTAATCCTTCTTGCAACGCTTTCCACAAATCAGCAGCAGTTTCTATCTCTGACTGCTGAGAAACAATTGCCAAAGTTGCTAAATCAAAAGAGTTGCCAATACAAGCCGCTAACTGTAAGACATTTTGTGTAGATTGTGGCATTTTTTGTAATTGCCATGCCATAAAATCCACAACATCATCTGTAAGTGCCAGTTGATTGACTTGAGTAATATCACATTGCCAACAACCCAAGGCAAAATCAAATTGAATAAGATTTTCTTGATGTAATGATTTCAGAAATTGGTTGGCAAAAAATGGATTACCCTGAGTTTTTTGATAGATTAATACAGAAAGATTCCATACCAAATTTTCTGCACATTTCAGAGTGTTGGCTACTAACTGATTTAGTTGTAATTGATTTAGCGGTGCTAAAGTAATAGTATTAATTGTGGCTTGTGTTTTTTGAATTTCATTCAAAGTCAACATTACCAGATCTGCTGGTTTGACTTCATTATTACGATACGCCCCAATTAAGAATAGATAACCTGTATCAGCTATTAAAAGCTGGACTAAGTTTAATGATGCTGAATCTGCCCATTGCAAATCATCTAAAAATACCACTAAAGGATGTTCAGCACAGGTAAATACTTGTGTAAACTTTTGAAATAATAAATTAAATCTATTTTGTGCTGCTGTGCCTGATAATTCTATAGCAGGTGGCTGTTGACCAATGATGATTTCTAATTCGGGAATAACTTCCATAATTACCCCGCCATTTTCACCAACAGCCGCTAAAATTTTATTTTTCCATTGTTGAATTTGTGTATCACTTTCAGTTAAGATTTGACCTATCAAATCACGGAATGCTTGGACAAAAGCACCCAAGGGAATATTCCGTTGAAATTGGTCGTATTTACCTTTGATAAAATAACCACGTTGTCTAACAATTGGTTTATGAACTTCATTAACAATTGCTGTTTTCCCAATTCCAGATAACCCAGTAACAAGCATCATTTCTGTTGCACCTTGGCTGACTCTCTCAAATGCTTGCAGTAGAGTTAATACTTCCGCTTGTCTACCATAAAGTCTATCAGGAATAATGAAGCGATCGCATATATCCCGTTGTCCAATTTCAAAATGTTCAATCGTACCTGTTTCTTGAAGTTGAGATAGACATTTTTCTAAATCATATTTTATGCCCAAAGCACTTTGATATCTGTCTTCAGCATTTTTCGCCATCAACTTCATCACAATATCAGAAATTACTGGCGGAATTTCTTCCCTATTCCCTATTCCGTGTTTCCTGTTCCCTAATGCTGTAGGCATTTTTGCAATATGACAATGTACCAATTCCATCGCATCATTTGATTGAAAAGGTAATTCTCCAGTGAGTAATTCATAGAAAGTCACACCCAAAGAATAAAAATCAGTCCGGTAATCAATTGGGCGATTCATTCTTCCGGTTTGTTCTGGAGAAATGTAAGCAAGTGTCCCTTCTAAGACGTTAGGATTAACAATTGCTGGTGTTTCTCTCGGTAATAAAGAGGCGATGCTAAAATCAATTAATTTAACTTGTTTGGTTACAGGGTTAATTAAAATATTGCTGGGTTTAATATCTTTATGAATGATGCGCTCGTGATATAAAATATCTAAGGTTCTACACAGTGAAATTGCAATTTCTAAAAACTCCTCTAGAAATTCTTCCCTACTCTTAGCTTTCCATTCTGGAAGAGAAATTCCGCCAAAATCTTCCATTATTAACACATAGGCATTTTTATATGCTTCGAGGCTATAGGTTTGAATAATAAGAGGTGAGTTGAGATTTTTGGCAATGCTGTACTGATTGCAAAAAGATAAAAGTTCACTAAAACTAGGATAAGAGTTTTTTAGCAGTTTAATGACTACAGGTAAATTGTCAGTTTCTCGTACTGCTCGGTAAACTATAGTTCTGGAACCATCATAAATTTGTTCGCCGACTATATATCCGGGAATACTGACTGGAATACTAATCATAACTGCGTTCAGGCTGGAGAATTTCTAACTTTAGTATTCCCAAATTTCTCTAGAGGACTTCAAAAGCAAAAAAGTTGATCTGAATTGTTTTGAATAATGTGTGTATGGCAATAATTAGTCAGTATATTTAGTAACTTATTATTACAACAAGGCAAAAGTAAAAAGTGAGCTACTGCGTTGGGGAGGTTCCTTCCATTGTTGCAAGTGTCGGCGGTTTTCCCGACTTGTACCCCCAGGGGGAAGCAAGCTACGCGTAGCGTCTCCGATTAGGAGACGCTAGTGGCGTTAGACTCTGAAGGAGTCAAAAGGAAAAAGAAATAATAGTGATAACACAAGCCTTTTAGCAATTCCAGATGGTCTGTTTATTTACGCCGATCTGTCTAACTACAAACTTACCAAATAACTATACAATGGCGCTAGAACCATAGTTTATCGAGGATATTGAGAAACTGCTTAATTAAGCTTGAAACCCAATAAGTCAAATTAATCGACTTTAGTATTGCATCATTACTACTACGGGAAACCCAAACTTTAGTTAATCCTCATGTTTTAGAAGGAATCATCGCTCACATTTCCCCATAATAAACAGGAACGATGAACCGGGGTATTGACTACCGCACAGATTTTTATTCTTACAGAATACGGTGAAATACCACCAATAGATTATTTTGCTGGACAATTAAATCAGGTATTTATGAATATTTTAACGAATGCGATTGATGCTATAAATGATTTTAATAGCAGGTTTAAATTTGCAAAAATTAAGTTAAATCTAAATAAAGTTACTATTAAAAATTTTATAGAAAACTGCCAGCTAAAAATCTCAATTGCCGACCATGATAAAGGAATGAGCGAAGAAACTAAACACAAAATTTTTGACCATTTATTTACCACGAAATATGTAGGAAATGGTACAGGCTTAGGAATAGCGATCGCCCGACAAATTGTTGAATAAATCCACGCCGAAAAATTGAGTTGTAACTCGACTTTGGGTGTGGGAACAGAATTTGTGATTAAAATACCATTATAAATTTTTGCTCATATTTATAAAAAATTTAATAAACTGGGAAAACTAAAACTGTCAATCATCAGGATTTAGCCGTATGGTTAGCACAATACTCAGTATTCCTGGATATCACATCACTCAAGAACTCTACAACGGTTCTAGAACCCAGGTTTACCGAGGGTATCGACAAACTGACTCATTACCTGTAGTGATTAAACTGCTGAAAAATCCTTACCCCAGTTTTAGTGAACTGGTACAATTTCGCAACCAATATACCATTGCCAAAAATCTCAACTCTCCTTTAATTCTCCAAACTTATAGCTTGGAACCTTACCAAAATAGCTATGTGTTAGTGATGGAAGACTTTGGAGGGATTTCTCTTAAGGAATGGGGAATAGAGAATTGGAAGTCGGGAATGGGGGAAACCTTACAATCTCTACAGGAATTTTTAGAAATAGCGATCGCTTTATGCAACGCTTTAGAAATACTTTACCGCAATGCCTGCGACGGTCTACACCTAAGCATTATTCATAAAGATATTAAACCCAGCAATATTTTAATTAACCCCGAAACCAAACAAGTTAAATTAATTGACTTTAGTATTGCATCTTTACTACCACGAGAAACCCAAACCCTAGTTAATCCCAATGTTTTAGAAGGGACATTGGCTTATATTTCTCCAGAACAAACCGGGAGAATGAATCGGGGGATTGACTATCGGACTGACTTTTATTCTTTAGGGGTGACTTTTTATGAGTTACTCACAGGGGAATTACCCTTTAAATCAAATGATGCGATGGAGTTGGTACATTGTCATATTGCGAAAACACCTGCGGTATTGGGGAACAGAGAAGAAATTCCCCAGGTAATTTCTGATATCGTGATGAAATTGATGGCGAAAAATGCCGAAGACAGATATCAGAGTGCATTGGGATTGAAATATGATTTAGGAAAATGTTTGGTTCAACTCCAAGAAAATGGCAAAATTGAGAGTTTCCCCATTGCCCAGAGAGATGTGTGCGATCGCTTCATCATTCCTGATAAACTGTATGGACGAGAAGCCGAAGTAGAAAAACTACTACAAGCATTTGAGCGTGTTAGCATTGGCGCATCTGAAATAATATTAGTTGCTGGCTTTTCGGGGATTGGGAAAACAGCAGTTGTCAACGAAGTACATAAACCGATTGTTAGACAACATGGTTATTTTATTAAAGGCAAATTTGATCAGTTCAATCGAAATATTCCTTTTAGTGCATTTGTGCAAGCATTCCGAGATTTAATTGGTCAATTGTTAAGCGAAAGTGAGGCGCAAATCCAGCAATGGAAAAACAAGATATTAGATGCTGTTGGCGAAAATGGACAGGTAATTATTGATGTAATTCCCGAATTAGAACGGATTATTGGTAAGCAACAAACCATACCAGAATTATCAGGAACAACAGGCGAAAATAGATTTTATTTAATATTTCAAAAATTTACTAAAGTCTTTACTAGTGCAGCACATCCTTTAGTAATATTTCTAGATGATTTGCAATGGGCAGACTCAGCTTCATTAAAGTTAATGCAACTATTAATGACTGATACATCGCATCTTTTGTTAATTGGAGCTTATCGTGATCACGAAGTCACTCCCATACATCCATTAATGTTAATTTTGGGTGAAATTGCTAAAAAACAAACAACAATTAATACTATTAATTTATCACCACTAAGTCAAGAACAAGTTAATCTATTAGTTGCGGAAACACTTAGATGCCCAGAAAAGTTAGCTGGGAATCTTTCACAACTTGTATCTCAAAAAACTCAAGGTAATCCATTTTTTACCACTCAGTTTCTCAAAGCATTGCATCAAGATAAATTAATTAAATTTAACTTTGATTTAGGCTGCTGGGAATGCGACATTACACAAGTAAGTCAGCAAGCAGTGACAAATGATGTTGTGAATTTTATGGCATTTCAATTACAAAGGCTGCCTTTAGCAACTCAAAATGTATTACAGTTAGCAGCTTATATTGGTAATCAATTTGATTTGGCAACTTTAGCAATTGTTGCAGAAACATCAGAAATTGAGGCTGCGGCTGATTTATGGAGAGCCTTGCAGTCAGGGTTAATTTTACCAATTAATAACATTTATAAGTTTTATCAAAGAGATATTCATGATGAAGCAGTTCGAGAAGATGTCAATCATCAACCATTAGTCCAATACAGATTTTTACACGATCGCATCCAACAAGCGGCTTATTCATTAATTCCCGCAGCACTAAAACAAAAGACTCACTACCGCATCGGACAACTACTCTTACAAAAAATCTCTCCCGCCGCCAGAGAAGAACGCATTTTTGAACTGGTTAATCAATTAAATCACGGCACCAGTTTGATTACTCAAGCAACAGAACGAGAGGAACTTGCACAACTGAACCTGACAGCTTGTCGTAAAGCGAAAGCAGCCACCGCTTATTCAGCAGCGCGGGAATATGCCACAGTGGGATTGTTACTATTGGGAGAAAAAGCTTGGCAACAACAGTATGAAATCACCATCGCCTTGCATGAATTAGCCGCAGAATTGGCAATGCTGTGCGGTGATTTTGCGGTGATGGAACAACTGATTAATCTTGTCATCGAGCAAGCACAATCCTTACCTGAACAGGTGAATGTTTACCGGATTAAAATTCAATCTCTAGTTTCCCAGAATAAATTTAGCGAAGCCATTGCGATCGCCCAAACAATTTTGCAACAGCTTGGTGTTACCTTTCCTGCAAAACCCACACCAGCAGATATTCAACAAGAAATTCAGGCGATCGGGGAACTGATAGGCGACAGAAACATTGCAGATTTAGTTCATCTCAGCCTGATGACGGACACCACAAAAATAGCAATTTTGCAAATTGCTGGCAGCATCATGTCTGTAGCTTACCTTTCTGGCTCTCCCTTGTTTCCCTTACTAATTTCTTTATCAGTCAGAACATCCATTCAGTATGGCAACACGCCAGCTACAGGCTATATCTATTGCTCCTATAGTGTGCTGCTATGTAATTTTTTGCAAGATGTGGATACAGCAACAGAGTTTGGTCAATTAGCACTCCAAGTTGTCGCAAAACTAGATGCTAAGGCGGCTAAACCGCAAGTATGTCTCCTCCTGGGACTATACATTCGCCAACGCAAATCTCACATCAAAGAAACCCTCCCACTCTTGCAAGAAGGCTATAGCATTGGGCTAGAAGTCGGCGATATAGAGTTTGCTGGACACAACGCCCACAATTTTTGCTTTTATGCTTTTTGTTGCGGTCAGTCTCTAATGACATTAGAACAAGAGACTCGCGCTTACTGCAACGGGTTAATGCAGCTTAACCAATTAACCACAGCCAATTATTGCCGCATATATTGGCAAGCTGTGTTAAATCTGCTGAATTTGACAGAGAAACCTACCATTTTATCTGGGGAAGCCTTACAAGAAAATGAATTTGTTTCCCTACTGCAATCTGCCAATGATGGGTATGGGTTGTACATTTTCTCTTTGTATAAGCTGATGCTTTGTTTCTTGTTTGCAGAACTAGAAGCAGCCGAAAATTATGCAATTCAAGTCAGGCGCTATTTTATGGCTGGTGCAGGATTAGTCAGTGAACCTGCTTTTTATTTCTATGATTCTCTCCTGGCTTTGGCAAAGTTGCATCAACACCCAGATGAGACATCAGAAGTTTTACAGCGTGTAGCTGAAAACCAAAGCAAACTTCAGCATTGGGCGCACTATGCCCCAATGAATCACCAGCATAAAATTGATTTGGTGGAAGCAGAAAAATATCGGGTTTTAGGCAAATTCTATGAAGCAGGAGATTTTTATGATCGCGCCATCTCTGGAGCCAAAAAAAACGCATACATCCAAGAAGAAGCTTTAGCTAACGAACTTGCAGCTAAGTTTTACCTCAACTGGGGCAAAGAGAAAATTGCCGCAGGTTATATGCAGGAAGCCTACTACTGTTATGCTCATTGGGGAGCAAAAGCGAAAGTTAATCACCTAGAAAAAACCTATCCTCAATTACTCCAACCAATACTGCAACAACAACGCATCAATCTTAATCCCTTAGAAACTATAGCTTTTCGTGGGACTGTTTCATCGACTCACACGTCTACTAGCGACAGCACTAATTATTCAGAGATTCTCGATTTTACCTCTTTTCTCAAAGCGGCTCAAGCAATTTCTAGTTCTTTAAAATTAGACGAACTCATTGCTAATCTAATCCAGATTCTTATCGAAAACTCTGGGGCAAAAAAAGCTATATTGCTGCTGTCTCAAAATCAGACTTGGCAAGTTCAAGCAATTGGTTTAATGGAGCAGGGAAAATTACACACTATTCTGGAACCGCAATTAATCGATACTTGCCCAGATATCCCCAAAAAAATGATCAATTATGTCATAAATACCCAAGAAACACTGGTTATAGACAATTGCCAAACAGATATACCAGGGGTAATTGGGGAATATATGCTGCAACATCAACCCCCAAGTGTACTTTGCACACCAATAGTGAATCAAGGATATTTGGTAGGTATACTCTACCTAGAAAATAAGTTAACTTCCGGGGTATTTACTCGCGATCGCCTCAATATAATTCATCTTTTGTCTTCTCAAGCCGCCATCTCCTTAGAAAATGCTCGACTTTACCAACAAGCCGGACAAGCATTACAAGACTTACAACAAGCCCAATTACAAATTGTCCAAAGTGAGAAAATGTCTGCATTGGGTAATTTAGTTGCTGGAGTTGCCCATGAAATGAATAATCCCTTGGGCTTTATTTCTGCTAGTCTCAAACAGGCTAAACCGACGCTGGCTGATATTGTTGAACACTTAAAACTCTATCAAGAAACTTTACCCTTCCCCAGTGATGAAATTCTCCATCATGCTGAAGAAATTGATTTAGATTATAGCTTAGAAGATTTACCCAAAGTCATTGATGCAATGATGATAGCGTGCGATCGCCTGAAAAATATTAGCACCAGTCTCCGTACTTTTTCCCGTGCTGATAAAGATTATAAAGTACCATTCAAAATCCACGAAGGCATCGACAGCACAATTTTAATTCTCAAACATCGCCTCAAAGCCAATGAACAACGTCCGGCGATTGAAGTGATTACTGATTATGATAACCTACCGCAGCTTGAGTGTTTTCCTGGACAACTAAATCAAGTCTTTATGAATATTCTAGCTAATGCTATTGACGCTTTAGAAGAATCTAATAACCAACGCAGTTATGCCGAAATTCAAGCTAATATTAATCAGATAATCATTAAAACCTCATTAGAAAATCAACATATAAAAATATCAATTGCCGATAATGGTAATGGGATGCAGGAAGATGTAAAAAAACAGATATTTAACCATTTATTTACAACTAAAGCGGTGGGGAAAGGTACAGGATTAGGATTAGCGATCGCCAGACAAATTATCGTTGAAAAACACGGCGGTTCCATCCAATGCAAATCCTCTCCGGGAGAAGGTACAGAATTTGTCATCTTAATTCCCCTGCGATAATCAATAAGAGGAAAATTTATGAATAATGCAGTGCTTGAACAAGAAATTGCTTTGCTGCGTCAACAAAATGCTGAGTTGCAGCAACAGTTAGCACAATCTACAAGTGAATATAGCAAACGAATCATTCAATTAGAACAGGAATTGCAAGCAACTCAACAACTCTTACAAAGTAATTACCAAACAGAACTCGCCCTCAAAACTTCTGAAGCAGAATTACTCACATTGTTTAATGCAATCCAAGATGTAATTATCGTTGTTGATTCCGAGGGAAGATATCTAAAAATTGCTCCTAGTTGTGCGCCTTCACTATACAAACCGCCTACAGAACTTATAGGTAAAACCACCCATGAAGTTTTACCCACCGACCTTGCTGACTATTTTGTGGAATGTATTCAAAAGGTACTTAAAACTCAGAAAACTGCCAAAATCGAATATAGCTTGCCCATTGGCGATCAAGAGATTTGGTTTGAGGGTAATGTTTCTGTCATGGATGAGAACAAGGTAGTTTGGGTAGCGAGAGATATTAGCGATCGCAAACAGGTAGAAGCAGCTTTACGTCAACAAGAAGTTCAGTATCGTAGTATTTTTGAGACTGTTAGTGATGGCATCAGTGTTGTGGATCTAAATACTGGTAAGATTGTTGCTGCCAATCCGGCTTTTTGTCAGATGCACGGCTACTCTCAAGCAGAATTATTTCAATTAAGTCCTCCAGATTTTGTCCATCCAGATTCTTTGCATAAATTTGGAGAATTTATTAATTCCATCAAGATGGGGGATGAATTTCACACTCAAGGTGTAGACATTCGCAAAGATGGTACTTGCTTTGATATCGAAGTCACAGGCAAACTCTTAAACTACAATGGCAAACCCTATGCACTTTCGGTAGTGCGCGATATTAGCCAGCGTAAACAAGTAGAACAAGAACAACGCAGATTACTAGCGATTCTCGAAGCAACCACAGATATTATTGGTATAGCTGATGTGAATGGAAATAATCGCTATCTTAACCAAGCAGGTCAGAAGATTTTAGGCATTTCTCCCTCAGAAACCGATAAGTTTCATATCAGCGAGCTTGTAGAACCCTCAATGTTAGAAACATTGCAGACACAGAGCCTACCTACTTTACTTGAGAAGGGTGTCTGGTCTGGAGAATCTAGATTACGCAGTCGTAGTGGAGAAGAATTTCCAGTTTCTCAGGTGATGATTGCCCATAAAAATGAACAGGGAGAAATAGAATTTTTATCAATGATCGCTCGTGATATCCGCGATCGCCAACAAATCGAAGCTCAACTTCGACAACAAGCAAAAGATTTAGCCCAAACTCTAGAAGAACTGCAACGTACCCAAGCACAAATGATTCAAGCTGAAAAAATGTCAAGTTTAGGTCAACTAGTTGCAGGAGTTGCTCATGAAATCAACAACCCTGTCAATTTTATTCATGGTAATCTCACTCATCTGGAAGAACATACCCAAGATTTATTGCAGGTAATTAACTTATGTCAACCTATGAACCTGCCAGAATTTCAAAATTTGTCGGAGGAAATTGACTTAGATTACATTCAGCAAGATTTACCTAAAATCTTGCATTCTATGAAAATAGGGACTCAACGCATCCGCCAAATTGTGTTATCACTGCGTACCTTCTCACGTATGGATGAAGCTGAATTTAAAGAAGTAGATATTCACGAAGGTATAGATAGTACTTTAATGATTTTGCAACATCGTCTCAAACAAAAGCCCGAATTTCCCGAAATCCAAGTTATTAGAGACTATGCTTCTTTACCTTTGGTAGAATGCTACGCCGGACAACTCAATCAGGTATTGATGAATATTCTCACCAATGCAATTGATGCTTTAGAAATGGGAATGGGGAAAGATGAACTACCAACAATTACAATTCATACTTCCGTAATTAATTCTGGTTGGGTAAAAATTGCGATCGCTGACAACGGGATGGGAATGTCAGAACAAATTAAAACACAAATTTTCAATCCCTTCTTTACCACCAAGCCTGTTGGTAAGGGAACAGGTATGGGAATGTCCATTAGTTATCAAATCATTACTGAAAAACATGGTGGCAAGTTGGAGTGTTACTCCCAACCAGGAAAGGGAACGGAGTTTGTCATTACAATTCCCATTCGGCAGTGATTAGTCTTTCAGCGGATAACAAACAACGACTAAATTAATTTTTTGTATCAAAAATAACTATATTATTTGGCGATTTGTGGACACATCAATTTAAAAATCAATCGAATTGCTATTTATGAGCTAAAGTCTCCCGCCTTTGTAGCAAACTGGTTATAATTATTTTCCGTCTCTCTCAAAACTTAACATTATATCTTCACAGTATTTATATGGGGCGCTATCGTTCTAAATCTGACCTGCCCACAAAAATCTGCCCGGTATGTCAACGTCCCTTCGCTTGGCGAAAGAAGTGGCAAGATTGCTGGGATGAGGTGAAATACTGCTCAGAACGTTGCCGCCGTCGCCGTTCTGACGCGAAAACAGACTAAGGGGTGAAATATGAAGTATGAACTATGAAGTATGAAGTGTAAAATCAACTTGAATTCAGACGCAAATAGCGCAAACAATTATAGATGCAGGTAAAGGTGCAACCCAAATTAATTATTCATGGAGGAGCAGGTAGTTCTCTCCACGGCAAAGGAGGATTAGAGGCAGTACGCCGATCGCTCCATGCAGTTATCGAAGAAGTTTATGCTTTGTTATTATCAGGGGCAAACGCTTCCGCAGCAGTGCTGCGGGGTTGCCAACTGTTGGAAGATGACCCCAGATTTAATGCTGGTACTGGTTCGGTACTGCAATCTGATGGTCAAATTCGTATGAGTGCGGCCTTAATGGATGGCATCTCAGGACGTTTTAGTGGTGTGATTAATGTCTCGCGGGTAAAAAATCCGATTGAATTAGCATATTTCTTACAAAATTCCCCTGACCGCGTATTATCAGATTACGGTTCAGCTGAATTAGCGCGAGAGTTACAAGTACCCAGCTACAATGCTTTAACTGATTTGCGATTACAAGAGTGGATTCAGGAACGTCAAGATAATTTTAAAAGCACAATGGCTGGCGTAGTAGCCGAGCCAGAATTATTAGAAACCACCAGCAATGCTGGACGTGGCACGATTGGCGTAGTAGCTTTAGATGCTCATGGTGGCATCGCCGCAGGTACATCCACTGGCGGTAAAGGCTTTGAGAGGATTGGTCGGGTAAGTGATTCGGCAATGCCAGCTGGTAATTACGCCACTAGTTATGCGGCTGTTAGCTGTACTGGAATTGGTGAAGATATTATCGATGAGTGTTTAGCACCAAGGATTGTCGTGCGGGTTACTGATGGGATGACTCTCAAAGATGCTATACAACGCTCGTTTACTGAAGCCCACGAACATCAAAGAGATTTAGGCGCGATCGCCCTAGATGCCA
This window of the Nostoc sp. HK-01 genome carries:
- a CDS encoding two-component sensor histidine kinase yields the protein MNNAVLEQEIALLRQQNAELQQQLAQSTSEYSKRIIQLEQELQATQQLLQSNYQTELALKTSEAELLTLFNAIQDVIIVVDSEGRYLKIAPSCAPSLYKPPTELIGKTTHEVLPTDLADYFVECIQKVLKTQKTAKIEYSLPIGDQEIWFEGNVSVMDENKVVWVARDISDRKQVEAALRQQEVQYRSIFETVSDGISVVDLNTGKIVAANPAFCQMHGYSQAELFQLSPPDFVHPDSLHKFGEFINSIKMGDEFHTQGVDIRKDGTCFDIEVTGKLLNYNGKPYALSVVRDISQRKQVEQEQRRLLAILEATTDIIGIADVNGNNRYLNQAGQKILGISPSETDKFHISELVEPSMLETLQTQSLPTLLEKGVWSGESRLRSRSGEEFPVSQVMIAHKNEQGEIEFLSMIARDIRDRQQIEAQLRQQAKDLAQTLEELQRTQAQMIQAEKMSSLGQLVAGVAHEINNPVNFIHGNLTHLEEHTQDLLQVINLCQPMNLPEFQNLSEEIDLDYIQQDLPKILHSMKIGTQRIRQIVLSLRTFSRMDEAEFKEVDIHEGIDSTLMILQHRLKQKPEFPEIQVIRDYASLPLVECYAGQLNQVLMNILTNAIDALEMGMGKDELPTITIHTSVINSGWVKIAIADNGMGMSEQIKTQIFNPFFTTKPVGKGTGMGMSISYQIITEKHGGKLECYSQPGKGTEFVITIPIRQ
- a CDS encoding L-asparaginase — encoded protein: MQVKVQPKLIIHGGAGSSLHGKGGLEAVRRSLHAVIEEVYALLLSGANASAAVLRGCQLLEDDPRFNAGTGSVLQSDGQIRMSAALMDGISGRFSGVINVSRVKNPIELAYFLQNSPDRVLSDYGSAELARELQVPSYNALTDLRLQEWIQERQDNFKSTMAGVVAEPELLETTSNAGRGTIGVVALDAHGGIAAGTSTGGKGFERIGRVSDSAMPAGNYATSYAAVSCTGIGEDIIDECLAPRIVVRVTDGMTLKDAIQRSFTEAHEHQRDLGAIALDASGAIAWGKTSQVLLAAYHDGEKVGDTLEMAVGTQVGCIS